From a region of the Daphnia pulicaria isolate SC F1-1A chromosome 1, SC_F0-13Bv2, whole genome shotgun sequence genome:
- the LOC124331741 gene encoding flocculation protein FLO11-like isoform X2: protein MAATCKSYVTSYTPATTGTSPPSSRLPPDGHEFPGDYIDDTSTTTAAATTTTKVSVAPSVARGRSGSAGGTGSAVWRTSHTHGGRDERSERSVKDKIALFTHDVAHPPVASSAAGSSTVMTSSSANCVRNLPASATTKTKHPTLSCSVDNLSVGRSPMVSPVIRTDSRTLPRHQLAVTPAVKAHHAIHSVEREGPANVNLSERSRSLLDVAHYSPPAGHHVGQQQQQQRHSVSPSPSVLAEIQPRKSSLVGSDDGRRKPSLSSTKLRGLVIPDVVDGTQMGSDPPSRAVMDLPEIISKDSVMMVGLSPFAPLRSPNSLHPGGQDVTDNCAPMQSKQKTTSLSSLPWKSNSPSLPKYSPAFKRKELTVLRPSYNNSDSGTNHSTNLSTAGSPVNKPPLMTSFSCPSDVDGSQSPMVESETATNDVNSDTDGDSAVSSSRSSFSQSGSPLPERNQPSNQHVADEDTNAALTTAANRVLKAQSVEALNRKNVLQSARYSSGGGSGNHLDLMPTSSSPPPPALPPPAVPAAALSEPAVKLTVDVNHHPSATCSLASPALQRPLVQRTSSSKLSSGENFEQTLRKFTTAEASSRIERSSPRLRLSSSERLEIKTALITDVCSDPHSPTVQKTTTTSPFHRDGSSPLSGKKLASTSPNDHHSTGSGSKEIKSFRALAERWEAIANEAPSSTGSSPPGPNIVSSSKKVADTSTVIQPSIRDHQTPADVRDVTRSVPTSRTTATSTSSSSSSSVAAVESRENKPTTSARPVTSRSVSAGVVEIRKAFERVKEELMETESNCHYGGGQDLGVLGLVSGGLSLEDFKQQNSSLFSLQSGNNNNNNSPSPSGGGGHHHYHHQHVRMSSLDSTTSEDSSLPYGLYGGCYGGFGSAFGGSSSYGGGSGYGGFYGGPFGPFGVRDNYGSITSLASSTSLISPQELQQLLDEANQSLEESGTPSHEIVVVVLHRGDVASTLSPGLGITLAGGADYETKEITIHKVIGGSVADRDGRIQKGDRVLSINGKGLKGVTHREALAILKAPRPEVVLVLSRNRSVSPQDICHDVDKDLPSVMIPALNTGLLGNPRNSHLLLSSGSSGNGVCRPPRILESPSDFTNYDHASNDEDLGRGPPVQATLVKEGAGLGFSLEGGKDSPLGDRPLTIKKIFTGGAASKNSTLRVGDQIISVNDCDVRSMSRIEAWNLMKKLPDGAVSLIIRQQITSS from the exons ATGGCGGCCACTTGCAAGAGTTACGTGACGTCCTACACGCCGGCCACTACCGGCACTTCGCCGCCAAGTTCACGATTGCCGCCTGACGGACACGAATTCCCCGGCGATTACATTGACGATACCAGCACTACCACGGCGGCTGCCACAACCACGACAAAAGTGTCGGTGGCTCCGTCGGTGGCACGCGGGCGGAGTGGGAGCGCTGGAGGGACGGGCTCGGCAGTCTGGCGGACTTCGCACACCCACGGCGGCCGGGACGAGCGGAGTGAGCGCAGTGTCAAAGATAAAATCGCCTTGTTCACCCATGACGTAGCACATCCGCCGGTCGCTTCTTCGGCGGCCGGATCGTCGACAGTGATGACGTCATCTTCGGCCAATTGCGTCCGGAATCTTCCGGCATCCGCCACGACCAAGACGAAACATCCGACGCTGTCGTGTTCGGTCGACAATTTGAGCGTCGGGCGGTCGCCCATGGTCTCGCCCGTCATCCGCACGGATTCAAGGACTCTGCCCCGTCACCAGCTGGCCGTCACTCCGGCCGTCAAAGCCCATCATGCCATTCACAGCGTCGAAAGAGAGGGGCCGGCCAATGTCAACTTGAGCGAACGGTCTCGCAGTTTACTCGACGTGGCCCATTATTCTCCGCCAGCGGGCCATCACGTcgggcaacagcagcagcagcagcgacacaGCGTCAGCCCGTCGCCGTCCGTCTTGGCCGAAATTCAACCGAGGAAATCTTCTCTGGTCGGCTCGGATGACGGCAGACGAAAGCCGAGTCTGTCCAGCACCAAACTCAGAGGTTTGGTCATTCCGGACGTGGTGGACGGAACGCAAATGGGATCCGATCCGCCCAGCCGGGCCGTGATGGATCTTCCCGAAATCATCAGCAAAGATTCGGTCATGATGGTCGGACTCTCGCCGTTTGCTCCGCTGCGCAGCCCCAACAGCCTCCATCCCGGCGGCCAAGATGTGACGGACAACTGCGCCCCGATGCAGAGCAAACAGAAAACAACTTCGCTGAGTTCCCTGCCGTGGAAGAGCAATTCGCCCAGTCTACCAAAGTATTCACCGGCCTTCAAACGCAAGGAGCTGACCGTCCTGCGCCCGTCTTACAACAACTCGGATTCGGGAACGAATCACTCGACGAATCTGTCGACGGCCGGCTCGCCCGTCAACAAACCGCCGCTGATGACGAGTTTCTCTTGTCCGTCGGATGTCGATGGATCACAGAGTCCCATGGTGGAAAGTGAAACGGCCACCAATGACGTCAACAGCGACACTGACGGCGACTCTGCCGTCAGTTCCAGCCGCTCTTCCTTCAGTCAGTCCGGATCGCCGCTTCCGGAACGGAATCAACCGTCGAATCAACACGTCGCTGATGAGGACACGAACGCCGCCCTGACCACGGCGGCCAATCGGGTCCTGAAAGCTCAGAGCGTCGAGGCCCTCAATCGCAAGAACGTTCTCCAGTCTGCCCGCTACAGTTCCGGCGGAGGAAGCGGAAATCATTTGGATTTGATGCCGACTTCTTcttcgccgccgccgccggctCTTCCACCGCCGGCCGTTCCGGCTGCCGCCCTCTCCGAACCTGCTGTCAAATTGACTGTGGACGTCAACCATCATCCGTCTGCGACTTGTTCGCTGGCCAGTCCGGCGCTCCAGCGTCCTCTTGTCCAgcggaccagcagcagcaaattgtCGTCGGGAGAGAATTTCGAGCAGACGCTGAGGAAATTCACGACGGCCGAGGCCAGCAGCCGGATCGAGCGCAGTTCGCCAAGATTGCGTCTCTCCTCGTCGGAGCGGCTGGAAATCAAAACGGCCCTCATCACGGACGTTTGCAGCGATCCGCACAGTCCGACCGTAcagaaaacgacgacgaccagtCCGTTCCACCGCGACGGATCGTCTCCGTTATCGGGCAAAAAATTGGCGTCAACGTCGCCCAACGATCACCATTCGACTGGATCCGGATCTAAAGAGATCAAGAGCTTCCGGGCATTGGCTGAGCGTTGGGAGGCCATTGCCAACGAGGCCCCGTCATCAACCGGATCCTCTCCTCCTGGCCCCAATATTGTGAGTTCCAGCAAGAAAGTTGCCGACACGAGTACGGTTATCCAGCCATCCATCCGAGACCATCAGACTCCGGCTGACGTCCGTGACGTCACCCGTTCCGTTCCGACTAGCCGAACGACCGCAACAtccacttcttcttcatcgtcgtcgtctgtgGCGGCGGTTGAATCACGCGAAAACAAACCGACAACATCGGCACGACCCGTGACGAGCCGGAGCGTTTCGGCCGGCGTGGTGGAGATCCGCAAAGCCTTTGAGCGCGTCAAGGAAGAACTGATGGAAACGGAATCCAATTGCCATTACGGCGGCGGTCAAGATCTTGGCGTCCTGGGCCTCGTGTCCGGTGGACTCAGCCTGGAGGACTTTAAGCAACAGAACAGCAGTCTGTTCTCGCTCCAgtccggcaacaacaacaacaacaattctcCGTCACCGTCCGGCGGAGGCGGTCACCATCattaccaccaccagcacGTCCGCATGTCGTCGCTGGACTCGACGACCAGCGAGGACAGCAGTTTGCCCTACGGATTGTACGGCGGCTGCTACGGCGGATTCGGCTCGGCCTTTGGCGGAAGTAGCAGTTACGGCGGAGGAAGCGGATACGGCGGCTTCTACGGCGGCCCTTTCGGCCCGTTTGGAGTCCGAGATAATTACGGCAGCATCACATCATTGGCCTCGTCCACATCGCTCATTTCGCCGCAG GAGCTTCAACAGCTGTTGGATGAAGCCAACCAAAGTCTGGAGGAGTCTGGCACGCCGTCGCACGagattgtcgtcgtcgtcctgcaTCGTGGCGACGTGGCGTCGACGCTCAGCCCCGGACTGGGAATCACGCTGGCCGGCGGTGCCGACTACGAGACCAAAGAGATTACG ATTCATAAAGTGATTGGCGGGAGTGTGGCCGACCGGGATGGCCGCATCCAGAAAGGCGACCGGGTCCTCTCCATCAACGGCAAGGGACTCAAAGGCGTCACACACCGGGAGGCACTCGCCATACTCAAG GCGCCCAGACCGGAAGTGGTGTTGGTCTTGTCCCGAAACCGTTCCGTCTCGCCGCAAGATATTTGTCACGACGTCGATAAGGATCTTCCTTCCGTCATGATCCCGGCCCTCAACACGGGACTGCTGGGCAATCCACGCAACAGTCACCTTCTCCTGTCCTCTGGCAGCAGTGGCAATGGAGTCTGCCGGCCGCCCCGCATCCTTGAAAGTCCTTCCGACTTTACCAATTACGATCACG CGTCCAATGATGAAGACCTTGGTCGTGGACCACCTGTGCAAGCGACGCTGGTTAAGGAGGGTGCCGGACTGGGATTCAGTTTAGAAGGCGGCAAGGATTCACCGCTGGGAGATCGTCCGCTCACCATTAAAAAGATATTCACCG GGGGTGCGGCCAGCAAGAACAGCACACTGCGCGTTGGCGATCAAATCATTTCAGTCAACGACTGCGATGTGAGGTCCATGTCGAGGATAGAGGCCTGGAATTTGATGAAGAAGCTGCCCGACGGCGCCGTCTCCCTTATCATACGTCAGCAGATTACATCCTCGTAA
- the LOC124336521 gene encoding uncharacterized protein LOC124336521: MTRKPCFVFNCKSSYNKENESLAFFHPPKLCLNSWQEIIKKPGLTCQSRICSIHFEENDILKGREIQGVFYSYPKWKLKSGARPSKLLGNDVSVLERPAAKKYVHSDRFKSPYRNITAKSKAANPKLQLDNQSFLSNNNTNVLIPSHAKKSTSNSIAIHQLDAEKGKVNDMEAAEPVALPCVTTEDMFQEPTTETLLHIPPEICMSKIKVLNLCPFFCDTHRADSYPYLIMEFVQVRYHFESKRFQERNLAEVDSNVRQNFKMAKLA; encoded by the exons ATGACACGCAAACCATGTttcgtttttaattgtaaatcttcttataacaaagaaaatgaaagtctTGCGTTTTTCCATCCACCGAAGTTGTGTCTAAATTCCTGGCaggaaattattaaaaagcCAGGACTCACTTGCCAGTCCAGAATTTgcagtattcattttgaagagaACGACATACTCAAAGGGAGAGAAATTCAAGGCGTGTTTTACAGTTATCcgaaatggaaattaaaatcagGTGCTCGGCCCAGTAAATTGCTAG GAAATGATGTCAGCGTACTCGAAAGACCTGCTGCAAAGAAATATGTTCACAGTGATAGGTTTAAGTCACCATATCGAAATATAACAGCAAAGTCTAAAGCTGCTAATCCTAAGCTGCAGTTGGACAATCAATCATTTTTGTCGAATAACAACACCAATGTATTGATCCCATCACATGCAAAGAAGTCAACGTCAAATAGCATag CTATACACCAACTTGAcgctgaaaaaggaaaagtaaatGATATGGAAGCAGCTGAACCTGTGGCATTACCATGTGTAACAACAGAAGACATGTTCCAGGAACCTACTACTGAAACACTCCTACACATTCCACCTGAAATTTGTatgtcaaaaatcaaagtaCTCAatctttgtccttttttttgtgacaCACACCGTGCTGACTCGTATCCTTATTTAATAATGGAATTCGTACAAGTTAGATATCATTTTGAATCAAAGCGTTTTCAAGAACGTAATTTGGCAGAAGTTGATAGTAACGTGCGACAAAATTTCAAGATGGCAAAActtgcttaa
- the LOC124336101 gene encoding protein prenyltransferase alpha subunit repeat-containing protein 1-like codes for MQRDPSDYKKMAHDPYCLEERIISDLQAVMKKDPNLEEFDVVPVTEAKNRSPIIHISHNLGIEVWCVKTVFMYCYENSFKLDPMWKKEYLRLERYTRMALLLNPNIATLWNTRKRLIANHLLDGDCDFLLSKLVLSQKPKCVEALSHRRWLLQQVSLDPQWVETELSLCDRLSSRMKCNYHAWSHRQWVYSQSLKLQGFNLNLWASEFEISDVWTKFHLSDHSGWHYRKFLLDHFRQNLGKIEQNMDIARKVLGDSTGTATSSQLYMNLLNEELQKNQDLILSFNAHETLWYYRRFLLQAGTIDHSESLFIEKCCNPAKSNCNSANNVDAIQMRYLEHHRRWLSDFCL; via the exons ATGCAGCGAGATCCTTCCGACTACAAGAAAATGGCTCACGATCCTTACTGTTTAGAAGAAAGGATAATATCAGATCTTCAAGCTGTTATGAAAAAAGATCCCAACTT AGAGGAGTTTGATGTTGTTCCAGTGACAGAAGCCAAAAATCGATCACCAATCATCCATATTTCTCACAATCTTGGAATTGAAGTTTGGTGTGTAAAGACGGTTTTCATGTACTGCTATGAAAACAGTTTCAAATTGGATCCCATGTGGAAAAAGGAGTATTTGAGGTTGGAAAGATACACAAGAATGGCATTATTGCTTAATCCCAACATAGCTACATTGTGGAACACGAGAAAGAGATTGATTGCCAATCATCTCTTGGATGGCGATTGTGATTTCCTGCTCAGCAAATTAGTACTAAGTCAAAAGCCCAAATGCGTTGAAGCACTATCTCACAGGCGTTGGCTACTCCAGCAAGTGTCTTTAGACCCACAATGGGTGGAGACAGAATTATCTCTGTGTGATAGGCTCTCCAGTCGCATGAAATGCAACTACCACGCTTGGTCTCACAGACAGTGGGTGTATTCTCAATCCCTCAAGCTGCAAGGCTTCAATCTCAATCTGTGGGCGTCTGAATTCGAGATTTCTGACGTTTGGACAAAGTTTCACTTGTCCGACCATAGCGGTTGGCATTATCGAAAATTCCTCCTTGATCATTTCAGGCAAAATTTAggcaaaattgaacagaacATGGACATCGCCCGGAAGGTATTGGGCGACTCAACCGGTACAGCTACATCTTCCCAGCTCTACATGAACCTGCTGAACGAAGAACTGCAAAAGAACCAAGATTTGATCTTAAGTTTCAACGCCCATGAAACGTTGTGGTACTATCGTCGATTCCTTTTGCAAGCCGGGACAATAGATCATTCAGAGAGTCTCTTCATCGAAAAGTGTTGTAATCCCGCTAAAAGTAATTGCAACTCCGCCAACAATGTCGACGCCATTCAAATGAGATATTTGGAGCATCATCGACGATGGCTGTCTGATTTCTGTTTGTAA
- the LOC124331741 gene encoding flocculation protein FLO11-like isoform X1, producing MSIKSCCDVRAETLLSPDRLTSELNVIMLKSPKLVRLADFYLRQHKKEGGRFLTERPAEAMAATCKSYVTSYTPATTGTSPPSSRLPPDGHEFPGDYIDDTSTTTAAATTTTKVSVAPSVARGRSGSAGGTGSAVWRTSHTHGGRDERSERSVKDKIALFTHDVAHPPVASSAAGSSTVMTSSSANCVRNLPASATTKTKHPTLSCSVDNLSVGRSPMVSPVIRTDSRTLPRHQLAVTPAVKAHHAIHSVEREGPANVNLSERSRSLLDVAHYSPPAGHHVGQQQQQQRHSVSPSPSVLAEIQPRKSSLVGSDDGRRKPSLSSTKLRGLVIPDVVDGTQMGSDPPSRAVMDLPEIISKDSVMMVGLSPFAPLRSPNSLHPGGQDVTDNCAPMQSKQKTTSLSSLPWKSNSPSLPKYSPAFKRKELTVLRPSYNNSDSGTNHSTNLSTAGSPVNKPPLMTSFSCPSDVDGSQSPMVESETATNDVNSDTDGDSAVSSSRSSFSQSGSPLPERNQPSNQHVADEDTNAALTTAANRVLKAQSVEALNRKNVLQSARYSSGGGSGNHLDLMPTSSSPPPPALPPPAVPAAALSEPAVKLTVDVNHHPSATCSLASPALQRPLVQRTSSSKLSSGENFEQTLRKFTTAEASSRIERSSPRLRLSSSERLEIKTALITDVCSDPHSPTVQKTTTTSPFHRDGSSPLSGKKLASTSPNDHHSTGSGSKEIKSFRALAERWEAIANEAPSSTGSSPPGPNIVSSSKKVADTSTVIQPSIRDHQTPADVRDVTRSVPTSRTTATSTSSSSSSSVAAVESRENKPTTSARPVTSRSVSAGVVEIRKAFERVKEELMETESNCHYGGGQDLGVLGLVSGGLSLEDFKQQNSSLFSLQSGNNNNNNSPSPSGGGGHHHYHHQHVRMSSLDSTTSEDSSLPYGLYGGCYGGFGSAFGGSSSYGGGSGYGGFYGGPFGPFGVRDNYGSITSLASSTSLISPQELQQLLDEANQSLEESGTPSHEIVVVVLHRGDVASTLSPGLGITLAGGADYETKEITIHKVIGGSVADRDGRIQKGDRVLSINGKGLKGVTHREALAILKAPRPEVVLVLSRNRSVSPQDICHDVDKDLPSVMIPALNTGLLGNPRNSHLLLSSGSSGNGVCRPPRILESPSDFTNYDHASNDEDLGRGPPVQATLVKEGAGLGFSLEGGKDSPLGDRPLTIKKIFTGGAASKNSTLRVGDQIISVNDCDVRSMSRIEAWNLMKKLPDGAVSLIIRQQITSS from the exons ATGTCAATTAAGAGCTGCTGTGATGTGAGAGCTGAGACTTTGCTATCGCCCGATCGACTTACCTCTGAATTGAATGTCATCATGTTGAAATCACCGAAACTTGTCCGACTGGCCGACTTTTATCTCagacaacacaaaaaag AAGGCGGACGCTTTTTGACGGAGAGGCCAGCAGAAGCGATGGCGGCCACTTGCAAGAGTTACGTGACGTCCTACACGCCGGCCACTACCGGCACTTCGCCGCCAAGTTCACGATTGCCGCCTGACGGACACGAATTCCCCGGCGATTACATTGACGATACCAGCACTACCACGGCGGCTGCCACAACCACGACAAAAGTGTCGGTGGCTCCGTCGGTGGCACGCGGGCGGAGTGGGAGCGCTGGAGGGACGGGCTCGGCAGTCTGGCGGACTTCGCACACCCACGGCGGCCGGGACGAGCGGAGTGAGCGCAGTGTCAAAGATAAAATCGCCTTGTTCACCCATGACGTAGCACATCCGCCGGTCGCTTCTTCGGCGGCCGGATCGTCGACAGTGATGACGTCATCTTCGGCCAATTGCGTCCGGAATCTTCCGGCATCCGCCACGACCAAGACGAAACATCCGACGCTGTCGTGTTCGGTCGACAATTTGAGCGTCGGGCGGTCGCCCATGGTCTCGCCCGTCATCCGCACGGATTCAAGGACTCTGCCCCGTCACCAGCTGGCCGTCACTCCGGCCGTCAAAGCCCATCATGCCATTCACAGCGTCGAAAGAGAGGGGCCGGCCAATGTCAACTTGAGCGAACGGTCTCGCAGTTTACTCGACGTGGCCCATTATTCTCCGCCAGCGGGCCATCACGTcgggcaacagcagcagcagcagcgacacaGCGTCAGCCCGTCGCCGTCCGTCTTGGCCGAAATTCAACCGAGGAAATCTTCTCTGGTCGGCTCGGATGACGGCAGACGAAAGCCGAGTCTGTCCAGCACCAAACTCAGAGGTTTGGTCATTCCGGACGTGGTGGACGGAACGCAAATGGGATCCGATCCGCCCAGCCGGGCCGTGATGGATCTTCCCGAAATCATCAGCAAAGATTCGGTCATGATGGTCGGACTCTCGCCGTTTGCTCCGCTGCGCAGCCCCAACAGCCTCCATCCCGGCGGCCAAGATGTGACGGACAACTGCGCCCCGATGCAGAGCAAACAGAAAACAACTTCGCTGAGTTCCCTGCCGTGGAAGAGCAATTCGCCCAGTCTACCAAAGTATTCACCGGCCTTCAAACGCAAGGAGCTGACCGTCCTGCGCCCGTCTTACAACAACTCGGATTCGGGAACGAATCACTCGACGAATCTGTCGACGGCCGGCTCGCCCGTCAACAAACCGCCGCTGATGACGAGTTTCTCTTGTCCGTCGGATGTCGATGGATCACAGAGTCCCATGGTGGAAAGTGAAACGGCCACCAATGACGTCAACAGCGACACTGACGGCGACTCTGCCGTCAGTTCCAGCCGCTCTTCCTTCAGTCAGTCCGGATCGCCGCTTCCGGAACGGAATCAACCGTCGAATCAACACGTCGCTGATGAGGACACGAACGCCGCCCTGACCACGGCGGCCAATCGGGTCCTGAAAGCTCAGAGCGTCGAGGCCCTCAATCGCAAGAACGTTCTCCAGTCTGCCCGCTACAGTTCCGGCGGAGGAAGCGGAAATCATTTGGATTTGATGCCGACTTCTTcttcgccgccgccgccggctCTTCCACCGCCGGCCGTTCCGGCTGCCGCCCTCTCCGAACCTGCTGTCAAATTGACTGTGGACGTCAACCATCATCCGTCTGCGACTTGTTCGCTGGCCAGTCCGGCGCTCCAGCGTCCTCTTGTCCAgcggaccagcagcagcaaattgtCGTCGGGAGAGAATTTCGAGCAGACGCTGAGGAAATTCACGACGGCCGAGGCCAGCAGCCGGATCGAGCGCAGTTCGCCAAGATTGCGTCTCTCCTCGTCGGAGCGGCTGGAAATCAAAACGGCCCTCATCACGGACGTTTGCAGCGATCCGCACAGTCCGACCGTAcagaaaacgacgacgaccagtCCGTTCCACCGCGACGGATCGTCTCCGTTATCGGGCAAAAAATTGGCGTCAACGTCGCCCAACGATCACCATTCGACTGGATCCGGATCTAAAGAGATCAAGAGCTTCCGGGCATTGGCTGAGCGTTGGGAGGCCATTGCCAACGAGGCCCCGTCATCAACCGGATCCTCTCCTCCTGGCCCCAATATTGTGAGTTCCAGCAAGAAAGTTGCCGACACGAGTACGGTTATCCAGCCATCCATCCGAGACCATCAGACTCCGGCTGACGTCCGTGACGTCACCCGTTCCGTTCCGACTAGCCGAACGACCGCAACAtccacttcttcttcatcgtcgtcgtctgtgGCGGCGGTTGAATCACGCGAAAACAAACCGACAACATCGGCACGACCCGTGACGAGCCGGAGCGTTTCGGCCGGCGTGGTGGAGATCCGCAAAGCCTTTGAGCGCGTCAAGGAAGAACTGATGGAAACGGAATCCAATTGCCATTACGGCGGCGGTCAAGATCTTGGCGTCCTGGGCCTCGTGTCCGGTGGACTCAGCCTGGAGGACTTTAAGCAACAGAACAGCAGTCTGTTCTCGCTCCAgtccggcaacaacaacaacaacaattctcCGTCACCGTCCGGCGGAGGCGGTCACCATCattaccaccaccagcacGTCCGCATGTCGTCGCTGGACTCGACGACCAGCGAGGACAGCAGTTTGCCCTACGGATTGTACGGCGGCTGCTACGGCGGATTCGGCTCGGCCTTTGGCGGAAGTAGCAGTTACGGCGGAGGAAGCGGATACGGCGGCTTCTACGGCGGCCCTTTCGGCCCGTTTGGAGTCCGAGATAATTACGGCAGCATCACATCATTGGCCTCGTCCACATCGCTCATTTCGCCGCAG GAGCTTCAACAGCTGTTGGATGAAGCCAACCAAAGTCTGGAGGAGTCTGGCACGCCGTCGCACGagattgtcgtcgtcgtcctgcaTCGTGGCGACGTGGCGTCGACGCTCAGCCCCGGACTGGGAATCACGCTGGCCGGCGGTGCCGACTACGAGACCAAAGAGATTACG ATTCATAAAGTGATTGGCGGGAGTGTGGCCGACCGGGATGGCCGCATCCAGAAAGGCGACCGGGTCCTCTCCATCAACGGCAAGGGACTCAAAGGCGTCACACACCGGGAGGCACTCGCCATACTCAAG GCGCCCAGACCGGAAGTGGTGTTGGTCTTGTCCCGAAACCGTTCCGTCTCGCCGCAAGATATTTGTCACGACGTCGATAAGGATCTTCCTTCCGTCATGATCCCGGCCCTCAACACGGGACTGCTGGGCAATCCACGCAACAGTCACCTTCTCCTGTCCTCTGGCAGCAGTGGCAATGGAGTCTGCCGGCCGCCCCGCATCCTTGAAAGTCCTTCCGACTTTACCAATTACGATCACG CGTCCAATGATGAAGACCTTGGTCGTGGACCACCTGTGCAAGCGACGCTGGTTAAGGAGGGTGCCGGACTGGGATTCAGTTTAGAAGGCGGCAAGGATTCACCGCTGGGAGATCGTCCGCTCACCATTAAAAAGATATTCACCG GGGGTGCGGCCAGCAAGAACAGCACACTGCGCGTTGGCGATCAAATCATTTCAGTCAACGACTGCGATGTGAGGTCCATGTCGAGGATAGAGGCCTGGAATTTGATGAAGAAGCTGCCCGACGGCGCCGTCTCCCTTATCATACGTCAGCAGATTACATCCTCGTAA